The following are encoded together in the Humulus lupulus chromosome 5, drHumLupu1.1, whole genome shotgun sequence genome:
- the LOC133779210 gene encoding uncharacterized protein LOC133779210: MLTNQPDNVKVKRRSRRKIAAKNNEMQNDNDMKALRPQINSVFCPECQGTGAIVDRHDEKPTVPLSKMFKYKIKVSDAHRAWMKSPEVLENCSTRFHFPSQPEEKRQEKVKQLKLLRFYGAHY, encoded by the exons ATGCTCACAAATCAGCCAGATAATGTAAAAGTTAAACGAAGATCTCGAAGAAAAATTGCGGCCAAGAACAATGAAATGCAAAACGATAATGATATGAAAGCTCTAAGGCCCCAAATAAATTCTGTATTCTGTCCGGAGTGCCAGGGGACTGGAGCAATTGTCGACAGGCATGATGAGAAACCAACGGTTCCTCTTTCAAAG ATGTTCAAGTACAAGATAAAAGTGAGTGATGCACACAGAGCATGGATGAAGAGTCCTGAAGTATTGGAAAATTGCTCAACAAGGTTTCATTTCCCATCCCAACCTGAAGAAAAGCGTCAG GAAAAGGTGAAACAACTAAAGTTGCTGCGTTTCTATGGAGCTCATTACTAG